A region of Lepeophtheirus salmonis chromosome 13, UVic_Lsal_1.4, whole genome shotgun sequence DNA encodes the following proteins:
- the LOC121127430 gene encoding cilia- and flagella-associated protein 100, whose product MSSSNSNPFVMTQEENDSLDPNYKRPKNKTRSKSKENVSGYHDDSCTYKLTRRNQGRLSDVSTASSKLKKRVSTNIQDIWDELDSSDSEEGGNEQKKDPTYELACLKKDIQGSYKLRDYLQNGRDMFLLNYLVSVKFEESSRLEIELRNEELTLQRDESQLRLAEKAFDQFLQDNDVEAMEATKFAEKESSLKSLKLDELKTMKNSEMILIHEIDTFRDVLNEYETYENFLYSLSPKEWKDSIFKESNESSEGKPSFNLYFTEPCQLLEILTKLEDENLYLIQEYRQAENDLEKIRDEIKETEDNMRTTISTLEGDISNLMHKTNLEEKEIRGLEGELAKKKSLDQEEQLEVRNLSPDCQTLAEYYLLVKDFYESCTSLERGKHIEENMNKKDLTKLLNQNIGSSSWDEILPMLKEIELIMEKFTQRLEQLPAEEVKVQQRLCEKERRLREHACRVAKQKEIEANRNRKALDRALAEPYRPHMDKLRSEKINEVALKKSKKKRKT is encoded by the exons ATGTCCTCCTCTAATTCAAATCCATTTGTGATGACTCAAGAAGAAAATGACTCCTTGGACCCCAATTACAAAAGGCCGAAAAATAAA ACACGCtctaaatcaaaagaaaatgtatcTGGCTATCATGATGATTCCTGTACGTACAAATTGACTCGAAGAAATCAGGGCCGTCTCTCGGATGTATCAACTGCAAGTTCTAAACTCAAGAAAAGAGTATCCACTAATATTCAGGATATATGGGATGAATTAGACTCTTCAGACTCGGAGGAAGGCGGTAATGAACAGAAAAAAGACCCTACCTATGAACTTGCTTGTTTAAAGAAGGATATTCAAGGCTCTTATAAACTTAGGGATTATTTGCAAAACGGAAGGGATATGTTTTTACTGAAT TATTTAGTCTCTGTCAAGTTTGAAGAGTCTTCTCGGCTAGAGATAGAACTTCGAAATGAAGAATTGACATTACAGAGAGATGAATCCCAGCTTCGCTTAGCTGAAAAGGCTTTTGATCAGTTTCTACAAGATAATGACGTTGAGGCAATGGAAGccacaaaatt TGCAGAAAAAGAATCTTCTCTCAAATCCTTAAAGTTGGATGAGCTCAAAACGATGAAGAATAGTGAAATGATTCTCATTCATGAAATCGATACATTTAGAGATGTTTTAAATGAGTATGAGACCTATGAAAATTTCTTGTATTCACTCTCACCCAAAGAGTGGAAAGACTCCATATTCAAAG AATCCAATGAAAGCTCTGAAGGAAAACCGTCCTTTAATTTGTACTTTACTGAGCCATGTCAACTTTTGGAAATTCTAACTAAATTAGAAGACGAGAATTTGTATCTTATCCAAGAATATCGGCAAGCAGAAAatgatttggaaaaaatacGTGATGAAATTAAAGAG ACAGAAGATAACATGAGAACCACAATATCCACTTTAGAAGGAGATATTTCTAATTTGATGcataaaacaaatttagaagaaaaagaaataagagGATTAGAGGGGGAGTTGGCCAAGAAAAAGTCACTAGACCAAGAAGAACAACTAGAAGTCAGGAATCTATCTCCAGACTGTCAAACACTTGCAG AATATTACCTCCTTGTGAAGGATTTTTATGAATCCTGTACATCTCTTGAGAGAGGTAAACATATTGAAGAGAACATGAACAAAAAGGATTTAACAAAACTTTTGAACCAGAATATTGGATCATCTTCTTGGGATGAAATATTGCCTATGTTAAAAGAAATCGAACTTATTATGGAAAAGTTTACACAAAGGCTTGAGCAGTTACCTGCAGAAGAAGTTAAAGTCCAGCAGAGACTGTGTGAAAAAGAGCGTAGGTTGCGTGAGCATGCATGTAGAGTTGCGAAACAAAAGGAAATTGAGGCCAACAGAAATAGAAAAGCTCTTGATCGAGCATTGGCGGAGCCTTACCGACCC